From the Phorcysia thermohydrogeniphila genome, the window CTCTACCTGAACATCAACTGCACCGGGAACTTTCCTTATAACCTCAGCCACCCTATCGCCGAGCTCCTTTAGAACCTTTAAGTCCTCCCCAAATATCTTAATGGCAACTTCTGCCCGAACGCCCTCTAAGAGCTCATCAACGGCCATCTCTATCGGCTGGGTAAAGTTGGTGTGAACGCCGGGAATCTCCCCGAGCTCCCTGCGAATCAAGTCAACAAGCTCCTCCTGAGTTTTCACCCTCCAAGTTTCCTTAGGACGGAGAATGATGAACATCTCGGCACTGTTAACTGGGTCCGTATGAGCTCCAACTTCACCGCGACCTATCCGAGATATAACGCTCTTAACCTCCGGAATCCTTAGGAGTCTCCTCTCAACGAGCATGGTGATACGCTTGCTCTCAGAGAGGGAAATTGAGGGCGCCATAGTGAGCCTCAGGACAATCGTTCCCTCCTCAAGCTTTGGAACAAACTCTGAGCCAAGGCGAGACCCAAGCCATCCACCGGAGACTACAAGGGCTAAGGCCACAGAGAGAGCTACAAGGCGGTGCTTTATAAAGAAACGACCAAAGGGGGTGTAAACGGCAGAAAGCTTCTCAAGAATCTTCTCGCTGAAAGTACTTTTACCCTCTCCCTTCATAAAGACGGAGGAAAGAGCCGGAACTACAAGGAAGGTGTAAAGGAGAGAGCCGGCAAGGGCAAGGATTACCGAGTAGGCAAGGGGTCTAAAGGTTTTCCCCTCTACCCCTCCAAGGGAGATAATCGGAAGGAAGACGAGGGAAATAATGAGAATGGCAAAGGCTACCGGCCGGGCAACCTCCTTACAGGCCTCAGCCACAATGCGAATACGGGACTTCCCTTTTTCCTCTTTTAACTTCCTGTCAACGTTTTCAACAAAAACGATAGCACCGTCAACGAGCATTCCGATAGCTATCGCTATCCCTCCAAGGGACATGAGGTTTGCAGAGATTCCAAAGTACTTCATACCTATGAAGGCAAAGGAGATAGAGAAAGGAATGGCAAAGGCTGCAACGAGGCTCGGACGAAAACCGCCAACAAATAGGAAGAGAACGGCAACAACCAGAACAAGTCCCTGCCCTAAGGCTGTTGTTACAGTGGAAATACAGGCCTCCACCAAGCTCTTCTGTTCGTAGTAAGGAACTATGCGAATGCCCTCTGGAAGAACTTGGTTGAGTTCCTTAATTTTCTCCTCTACCCGCTGAATAACGGTAGAGGAGTTCTCACCGTAGAGCTTTATAACCTGACCGGCAACAACCTCCTTTTCTCCATCTTTGGTCTGGAGTCCCCTCCGAACAGCTCCTCCTATCCTTACATCGGCTATATCCTGTAGGCGAATCGGCGTCCCATTAACGGTTTTAACAACAATCTTTCTGAGCTCCTCAATTCCCCTTAAAAGCCCCTCAGAGCGGACAATCAGCTCCTCGCCGTGCCTCTCTATAAAGCTCCCTCCGACGTTAAAGTTACTTGACTTGATAGCCCTGATAACGTCGCCCAAGGTAAGGCCGTAGTAGCGGAGAGCTCCCGGGTCTACGAGAACCTGATACTGCTTTTCAAAGCCACCAATTCCGAGAACTTCCGTAACTCCCGGAACGCTCATAAGGTGGGGTTTAATGAACCAGTCCTGAATAGCCCTGAGCTCCTCAAGGGAGTACTTACCGGTAGTATCCTCAAGGTAGTAAAAGAGTATCAACCCCATAGCCGTTGAGATAGGGCCAAGCTGGGGCTCTCCAAAGTTTTCCGGAATTTCTCCCCGAACTTCCTGAAGTCTCTCACTTACCATCTGACGGGCAAAGTAGATGTCCGTCCCGTCCTCAAAGTAGAGGTTCACCAAAGAGAGCCCAAAGTTTGAAACGGAACGGATTTTCTTTAGGCCGGGAAGTCCGTTCATTCCAGTCTCTATCGGGTAAGTAACGTACTTTTCCACCTCCTCCGGCGCTAACCCGTGGGTCTCCGTAAAGACCTGAACCAGAACGGGGGTAACGTCCGGGAAGGCGTCTACGGGGAGTTTCTTAAAGCTGAAGTAGCCCCCTACAACCACGAGAACGGAAAAGAGTGCAACGAGCAGTCTATTCTTAAGGGAAAAGGAGATTAGCCTCTCTAACATCGTTCCCCCTTTTTACCTCAGTGGACGTGCCCGGCGTGCTCAAAGGCCTCCTTCTCCATCTCGGCCTTTAAAGTAAAAGCACCGGAAACGACGTACTCTTCCCCTACTGAGAGCCCTTTGCGAACCTCTATCCACTTACCGTAACGCTCTCCGAGCTCCACTTCCCTCATCTCAAAACCTTTCCCCTTACGGACGAAAACGACCGGGTGGCCGTGAACGTACTGGACTGCACTCTCCGGAACTGCAAGAACCTCCCTTCCTCTACCGACGGGAAGAAAGGCCTTTATAAGGAGACCGGGACGGAGCTCCCCGGAACTGTTATCCAGAACGACCCTTGCCCGAACAGCCCTCGTCTCCGGGTCAACAGATGGACTAACGTAGTCAACTACAGCCGTTATCTCAGGCTGTCCCTCTCCAAGGACAAGACGCACCTTTTGCCCCTTTTTAACGTAGGGTATCCACTGACGGTAGACGGAAATCACAGCCCAGACTTCCGAAAGGTCTACAACCCGAAAGGCAACCCTTCCTGGCCCTACCATTTCCCCCGTTGAAAGGTGCTTTTCAACGATTACTCCAGAAATCGGAGCTCTCAGGGGATAACGCCCCAAGGGGACTTCCCCCTCCTCAAACCCCTTAATCTCTGCCGGTGAAAAACCTAAGGTGAGCAACTTCTGTTCTAAAGCTCTAAGCTCAATCTCTGCAAGCTCCAACTCCTGCTTTGCCTTTAAGAAGCTCTCCTCAGCGACTATCTTCTTACTCCAGAGGATTTTCTCCCTTTCAAAGAGCTCCTTAGCAAGCTCCCACTTTTTCTTAGCTATCAGGTAGGAACTCTTTAAATCGGCAAGCTCCGGACTGTCAATAATTGCCAAGACCTCTCCGGCCTGAACCTTATCTCCCAAGCCTTTAAAGACACGGCGAACAAAGCCTTTAACCGGAGGAACTATGTGAACTTCCTTTTCTGGAACTTCAACGATTTCTGCAGGGAGCTCCACCTGCCGAGAAAGGAGTTTTAAGGTAGCTCTCTCTGTGCGAATCTTGAACTCCTTAATAACGCTGTCTGGGAGCTCTACTACTCTTTCGTGTTCGTGTTCGTGTTCGTGTTCATGCTCACGGTGAGAAACTTCTTCCTCAGCCAGAGCTCCACAAAAGGATAAGGCCATAAAGACAAAAAGAAGAAACGCTCTTAAGAACACGCCCTCCTCCGTCAAAAGAATCTGTAGTCCGGCCGTGCAAGGATGTAGAAAAGCTCAGCCCTTAAAGCGTGGTACTTCCTGTAAGCCTCAAGTAGTGCCAGCTTCAGCTCAAAGAGAGTCCTCTGGGCATCAAGGACTGAAAGAAGGTCAACTTTGCCGTAACGGTAGCCTTCAAATACCCGTCTGTATATCTCTTCAGCCCTCGGTATGAGCTTTTCCTCTAAGGTTTTAATCTCACGGGTAACTATCTCAAGCTTTCCCCTTACCTCCTGAAACTTCCTCTCAAGCTCTAAGCTAACACTTTCAAGGAGGAAACGCTTTCCGGCCATCTCTCTCTTTAAGGCCATCAGCTTATAGCCGTTTCTGTTAAAGACCGGAATGTCCAGACTAACGCTTAACAGGTAAGCCCTTTCATCATCCTCATTGAAGTAGCGCACCCCTCCAGAAAGGGTTAAATCCGGCAAGGCCTCTGCCTTTACAAGGTCAAACCTCTTTTTAAGAGTCAGAATTTCGGCCTTTACCCCCGCCACTTTCGGGTGTTTATCCGGTAAAACCCTTTCAGGAACTTCCCTTAAGCTGAAAAAGTCTCCTTCAGGCTCTACCCCTTCTCTCTTCAAGAGAGAGTAGAGTTTCTGCAGGGCTACTCTATACTCGCCGATAGCACTTTGGAGCTCCACCTCAATCCGGCCGGCGGCTATCTCAGCTCTGAGCTTTTCAAGCTCTGAAACTTTACCGGCCTCAAATTTCAGCTTTGACACCTCTACAAGTTTTTGAAGGACACGGCTAAGTTCTCTATAGAGTTTTACCTTTTCTTTTGCGTAGAGAACGTCTGTAAAACTTAAAGCGGTTTCTTTAAAGAGCTCTGCCCTAAGGAGAGACTCCTCACTTGAAATAACGCCTTCCTGAGAAAGGATTTCTTCCCGACGCTTTTCCCTCTTCCCAAAAAGGGGGAAACGCTGTGAAAAAAGTAGGGTTACCTCTGAAGAGCTGAAAGCTCTAAACCTTCCAGAGCCCAAAAAATCTTCGGTAGAGAGCTCTAACTCAGGATTGGGTAGCTTTTTAGCGTCCTCAGAAAGGGCGCGAATCGCCTCCCTTTTTTCTTTAAAAACCTTAACGCTTGGGTAGGAACTTAGCACCTGCCTCAGGGCATCCGAAAAGGAGATTACTTCCTTAGCAAAGACATTAAATGGAAGGAAAACTAAAAAAAGAACTAAAGGAAAAAATTTTAGATGCATCCCCTAAACCCCAAAATTAAAACATTGTTATTTTAGCAAATTTTGATAAAACCAAGCAGGAAAATTAAAAAAGGGGGGCACAGCCCCCTCTCGTTAGTCCTCTTTTAGAAGGAGCTCCACAATTGTTCTAACCGGCTGGCCTGTAGCTCCGGGAGAGTAGTACTTCCACTCCTTGTCAAGGAAGGCAGGACCAGCAATGTCTATGTGAGCCCAAGCTTTTACCTTCTCTGTGTCAACAAAGTTCTCTAAGAAGAGGGCTGCAGTTATTGCCCCGCCGTACCTTGATTTTCCAACGTTCTGAATGTCGGCGTAAAGGCCTTTAATCTCCTCCTTTAGGTCGTCGTCCAATGGCATGTGCCACATCTTTTCGCCAGTTTCAGAGGAGAGTTTTAAAAGTTCCTTACAGAGCCTATCGTCCCTTGTAAAGAGTCCGGAAGTGTAGTGTCCGAGGGCAACAACGCAAGCTCCGGTCAGAGTAGCCATGTCTATCATAAGGTCTGGGGAGAGCTCTGAGCCGTAGATGAGGGCGTCGGCTAAGATTAACCTTCCCTCTGCATCTGTTGAGTGAATCTCAACGCTTTTACCGTTCTTATAGACAATTACGTCGTCAGGCCTATATGCCTTTCCGCTTGGCATGTTTTCAACTGTTGGAATAAGGGCGTGAACCTCTACCTTTGGCTTTAGCTCTCCAACGGCCTTCATTATTCCGAGAACGGCGCAAGCACCGGCCTTGTCGGACTTCATCGTCTTCATAAACTGTTCAGGCTTGATGTTTAGACCACCGCTGTCAAAGGTAACGCCCTTACCTACAAGGACAACCTTCTTTTTGGCCTTCTTCGGCTTATAGGCCAAGTGGATAAACCTCGGTGGGTTGTCGCTTCCCCTTCCAACGGTAAGGATTCCAACCATTTTGTTCTCTTCAAGCTCCTTCTCGTCAAAGACCTTACACTCAAATCCGTACTCCTCTGCCAACTCCTTAGCAACCTCTGCCAACTTTTCCGGAGTAATAACGTTTCCGGGCTCGTTGACAAGGCTTCTTGTAAAGTTTGCAGCTTCGGCTATGAGCCTACCGGCCTCAAAGGCCTTCTTAAACTCCTTTTCACCGGCAACCGTTACCTTCTCTACATCAAACTTGTCTCCCTCACCGCCCTTATACTTGTTAAACCTGTAGCTTCCAAGGACTATTCCCTCAGCTAAAGCCTTTACAGCCCTTTCCTCAAGCTTATCTGCTCCAAAGGTTTCAAAGACAACCTTTTTAGCCTTTAACTTGACGGCAGTCTTTATCCCCTTGGCAGCAGCAGTGCGAACAGTATCGGGTTTGAGCTCCCCTTTCTTTCCAAGCCCAACGTAAATAAGAGCTCTGAAGCTTTCCGTTCCCGGAAGTGTGGCTACTTCTCCTGCTTTTCCAGAAAAGTTAACGGCCTTAAGCTGTTCTGATTCGTCCTTAGTAACGTTCTTAAGCCCCTCATAGACGCCAATCACAAGGGCATCGGCCTTTTTATTTGCAGGGAGCTCCGCCACGTATGTCAGCTTCATTCCTTAACCTCCTTCCTTTCCCATAGTTAATCCAACCGTAGTTAATTTTACTCTACCTTTGTCGTTGACTTGAACTTCTGGAAATCTCAAACAAAAGCCGTGCTACCGAAGAAGACACCAAAACAATCTCAGAGGAAATAAAAGAAAGCTGGTGGGAGAGAAACAAACAAAGGATTTAACAGTTTTTTTGAACCTCAGACTGCCCTTTGGGTTTTGTAGAATTAATGAAAGAAACCCTATGAAGGGAACAGAGGGGTGAAAAGGAAGAAAGTGAAATTCTTACTAAAGAGAACATTGGCTAAAGTCTTAATTGGAGTAGCTCTAGCTTCTTCTTTGCATAGTTTTCCTGTTAAAAATGCTAAAGCAGAACCTCTGTTAGTAGATGCTCCTATACATTTTACCTCTTGGGATCGTCATTCGGATGTTAACTTTAATCCAAATAACACCCCCCACAAACAGAAGAAAGAATTCGCACCACCAGAATTGCCTTATTGTAGGATTGTAAGAGCAGATGGTAGAGGTGTAATTATTGACTATTATCCAAAAGACTATAATGAAACTCATAAAGCTTACACTCTAAGGTGGGCTGTAAATAATTTATTTAGACCTTCTATTGGTACAATAACTATTAATTATCTATATACAGCAGGTTATAACGTAGAATTAGGAGCAAGCGATAAAGCTTTTATTCAAGATTGTTTAATTAGGGCTTCAAGAAGAGTTTTGGATAACACTGGCGGGGGAGTAGACGGTTATGGTCCTTATGAACTTCTTTTAAAAGAAACAAAAGGAAGAATCTTTGATAATTATGTTGTAAAATTTAGACCACCTTATTAATTCTTTAAGGCACGTCAACCGACGCTTCAAAAGTTACGTTGCTTGCAAAACTCTATTAAGAGCAGAACCCAATTTTTCACGAAGGCCAGTCTTCTACTGTCTCGTTGTGTCCAGCGTTCTTACAATTTCAACAGATTTGGGACTATTATAGAAAATAGCAAAACCCAAATTTCAGGAAGGTCAGAATGGGAGAGATAGTAATCAAAGTTCCCGGAGACGTAAAGGAAGTTTTTACAACTGTGGATGAAGCCTTAGCGCGTTTGAAAGAGTTTAAAGATATAGAAAATCAACGAAAGGCTTTAGAGTTCATAATAAAGAATGCAGGACGAATTTCTGAAAAGGACTTACCGTCTGAGGAAGACATCCATTGGCAAGAAGATAAGGGATGAGAGTACCAGTATTTTTAGACAGCTCAGTGATTATAGAGGGACTCAAAAAGAACAGTACGGCTCTGGAGATAAACAAGCATTTACTTAAAGTAGTTGATAAAGTTGAGCTTTGCATAAACGGAATCGTCTTTAGTGAAGTAATTTACCAGCTAACTTATAAGAGAAAATTCTCATTGGATGAATTAGAGGCTTTCTTAAGCAAATTCAAATTTTTAGAAATCGGAAAAAACGTAGGAAACATAGCCCTGAAATACATGAAGTCCTACAAACTTAGACCAAACGACGATCAAATATTTGATATCACTGGACGAAGACTTCACTACACCTGCAAAAGAAGAAGGAATTGTTCTAATTAACTCTGCTGAAACGCTAAAGAAGACATTAACATAATTTAACCTCTCTGGTCAAAGGTTTTAAGGGCCGGAGAAGGTCTCTTCTTCCTGTAGTTTTCAGCCTCAGCGGGGAGGATTTTCCTGAGCTTTCTCTGGATTACAAAGTTCAGTCCGAATATCACAAGGGCTACTACGGTCGCACCTGCAAAGGCGCTCTTCATGTTCATAGAAAGGACAGCAAACTGCTTTCCGGAGGACTGAACGATAAAGTCAATCATTATGAAGAATATGAAGAGAGAAACTATAAAGTAGGTCTGCTTCACGTACTCTATGTAGTCTAAGATTATTGCCGTTAAGAAGGTAATCCTAAAGCTAAAGGTAAGGGCGTAGGCAAAGCCTCCCGGTTTTATTGCGTTAAGGGGTGAAAAGTTCTCGTTTTTAGCCTGAAGTAAAAACTTTAAGGCAGCGTTTACCCTCATAAGTCCCGTTATAGTTGGAAGTCCAATAATCAGAAAGGCTATTAGTCCCCAAAAGAACATCGTCCAGTTCATTTTTCCTCCTTCCTCGTAATTTCTTTAAGGAGTTTTCCTACCCTCTGGAGGATTCCCTTTTCCTCCTCTTGGATGGAAGGGTCTTTCATGATACCAACAAAAGCTTTTAGGAGGTGTTCTTTTGCCTCCTTTAGCCTTCCGAGCTTAAAGAGACATTCGCTGTAGTGTTCGTTTATAACGGGGTCTTCTGGCTTAAAGGTCAAGGCCTTCTTCAAGTACTCACAGGCCTCCTCGTAGCTACCCTTTTTAAAGAGAACCCAGCCCTTCGTGTCAAGGAAGGCCGGACTGTGGGGTTCTTTTGAGAGTGCCTTATCCACGAGCTCCTCGGCCTCGTCCAAGTTCTTCCCTCTCTGGGCGTAAAAGTAGGCCAAGTAGTTGTAGGCGTCTGGGGTTGGGGAGCTCTGTATCAGCTTTTTAAGATACTCTTCCGTCTCTGAGTCCTTTCCGAGCTTTTCGGAAAAGTAGGCAAGGTAGAAGTATAGGTCTGAAACGTCCTTAAACTCTCCTTCCCACACCTTTAGGAGGTTGTAGGCCTCTTGGGTGTTCCCCTCTCTGTCGGTGATTATTGCAACCTTCAGCAAGTACTGGGGCTTTTTGGTGAGCTCCCAGAGCCTCTCAAAGTAGGCCTTTGCATCCCTGAGTCTGTTGAGCTTGTAAAGGACTAAGGCGGTTCTCTCAAGGACTGTAGGGTTTTCTGGGTAGATGTCTAAGGATTTTTCATAAGCCTTTAGAGCTCCCTCAAGCTCTCCCGACATCTCATAGGCAAGGCCGAGCATAAAGTAGACGTTGGGGTTGTCGGGATTGAGCTTTGTGATACGCTCAACTATTGGAATCACCTGTTTGTACTCCTTCATCTCAAAGAGGGTCGCCGCGACCCAAGAAAGGAGCTTAAGGTCGTAAGGTTCAAGCTGGACAAGCCTGTTTATTACCTCTAAGGCCTTCTGGGGTTTATTCTCTTTTAGGTAAATGCCAAGGAGCTCCTTTAGAGCGTAAACGTTATCCGGATTGTTTTTTAAAACCTTAGTTAAAAAGGTCTCTGCCTCTTTGTAACGCCTTTCCTTTTTAAAAATCTTACCAAGCAGGACGTAGGCGCTTTCCATATCTGGGTTTAGCTCTATCGCCCTCTGAAGGTAGCGTATAGCTCCCTCTGTATCTCCTTTTAGGTAACGAACCTGTCCCGAAAAGTAAGCAATTAAGTAGTCGTCAGGGAAGAGCTCCCTGCCCTTACTTAAAACTTCCTCTGCTTTATCGTACTTTTTCTCGTTTATGTAAAGGTTGGCCAGCATCACGCAGGTTTCCCTATCGGGAGAGAGCCCCAGTATCTTCCTGTAAACCTCCTCTGCTCCCCTGTAGTCCCCCCTAACGACAAGTATTCCACCCTTTAGCTTTAAGGCCTGTAAGTTATCAGGGTCAATAGAAAGAACTTTCTGGACAAACCTTTCGGCATCGTTTAACTTCCTCAAATCAACTGCCATCTTGGCAGCTTCAAGAAGGTACTCTACCCGTTTAGGGGACTTCTCTACTGCCTTTTTTATTGCCTCATAGGCAGCTGTGTAGTTACCCCTGTTCCTCTCGTTAAGGTAAACCATGTAGTAGAAGAGAGCTCCCGGCTCAGGACGGTAATCCCCTTTAACGGTAACTTTTTCTTCCCTTGGCTTAACCTTAAGCTTTTCCTTTACCGGAACAGAAACCGAACCACAGGAGACGGCAAACAGCAGGATTGACAAAGAAAGAGCTCTTCTCATACTTCTTTCCCAAAAGAGGAGTTGTCTGAAATAATAACAAATAGAATTGTATCTTAAACAAGGTTTCGCAGATGAAGAGGACAATAGAGAGGCTTAAGAAGCTCTTAAACCTTTTGGTGGAAGACAACTTTAAATACTTTGATAGGGTTAAAGACCCAGACAAAACCCTCGCCATTCTGTTTAAGGAGCTCCTTCCCCACCTTGATAAAAAGAGAAAGCTCTGGGTAAACAAGGTATTAAACCTGCTAAGGAACTACGGTAGTTTTTCTGAGGAGGAGAAAAAACGCTTTATCAAGGAGCTCCACTCCGTCGTAACGTTAAAGTTCTCAGAAGAGGAAATAGAAAAAGCCCGCCAGAGGGAAATCCCAAAGGAGAGAGTTCTATCCCCTCCGGAGAAACTTGAAAAGAAGAAGAGTTACCCTATAAAGGCCTTCTTCCAGCCAATTGAATCCGTCAAAAGCCTCAACAAGAGAAGGATAAACAGGCTCAAAAAGCTCGGAATAGAGACAGTAATTGACGCCATATACTACCTCCCCTACCGTTACGAGGACAGAACAACCGTTACCCCAATGGCCTATTTAAGGCCAGATGGGCAGTTCCTCGTAAAGGGCAAAGTCGTTAAGGTATCCCTCTTTGAGACGAGCAAGAAAAAAAAGAAAATCCTCAAGGTTCTCCTCTACGACAGAACGGGAACGGTTACCTTAGTTTTCCTTCAGGAAAAGGTCTTTGGCTACTACAGGACGCTCTTTACTAAGGCAAAGGAGCTAAAAAAGGAGGTTCTTGCCTACGGCCTTGTAAAGAGGGAATCCGGTGGCTACTCAATGGTTCACCCAGAGGTAGAAATCCTTGACCCCTACAAGGGAAAGCTTGAAAAGCTCGGGATTATACTGCCAATCTACCACTCTGCAGAGGGAATAAAACAGGCCACCGTAAGGAAGGACATACAGGAGGTTGTTAAGAGGGTCATACCTTTCCTGCCGGAATACCTACCCGAAGAGATAATAAAGAGGCTGAACCTGCCGGGAGCTCCAGAAGCCTTCTGGAGGGTTCACTTCCCCTACGACGAGGAGGCAGAGGAGCTCCTCTCCTTTAAAACCCCAGCCCAAAAAAGGGTAATCTTTGACGAGCTCTTCCTCTTTCAGCTTGCCCTTGCCATCCACAGACAGAAGATAAAGGAAGAAAAGGGTATCTCCTTCCCCGTAAGCGAAGAGCTAATTGAGGAGTTTAAAAAGAGCCTTCCTTTCAAACTTACAGGAGCTCAGGAGAGGGTTCTAAAAGAAATTGCTGAGGACATGAAAAGAGAAGAACCAATGAACCGCCTCGTTCAGGGGGACGTAGGTAGTGGAAAAACGGTCGTCGCTGCAGCGGCAGCCTTCTTTGCTGCAAAGACGGGCTACCAGACGGCTGTTATGGCACCAACCGAAATCCTCGCCAACCAGCACTTTAAAAAGTTCAACGAGTTCTTAAAGCCCCTCGGAGTAAGGGTTGGCCTCTTAACGGGCAGTATGACAAAGAGAGAAAAAGAAACAATGTACAGGGCGATAAAGGAAGGCTACATACAGGTCGTTATCGGAACTCACGCCCTGATTCAGGAGGGAGTTGAGTTTAAAAACTTGGGACTTGCGATAATAGATGAACAGCACCGCTTTGGAGTAAAGCAGAGGGTAGAGCTAAAGAAAAAGGGCAGGATGCCCGACGTCCTCGTTATGACTGCCACACCTATTCCGAGAACCCTCGCAATGACCGCCTACGGAGACCTTGACGTTTCAGTCATTGACGAGCTTCCGGCAGGTAGGAAACCGGTAAAGACGGAAATAATATTTGAGGACGAAAGGGAAAAGCTCCTTGACCTTCTAAAGAAGGAGCTTGAAAAGGGCAACAAGGTCTACATCGTCTACCCACTCATAGAGGAGTCGGAAAAGTTAGAGCTAAAGGCTGCAACAGAGATGTTCCACTACTGGGAAGAGAAACTAAAACCCTACGCCGTGGGGCTACTTCACGGCAGGATGAAACAGGAAGAAAAAGACAGAGTAATGGAGAGTTTCAGAAAAGGAGACTTTCAGGTTCTCGTATCAACAACCGTTATTGAGGTCGGCGTTGACGTTCCGGATGCAACTGTTATGGTGATAGAACACGCCGAGCGTTTTGGCCTTGCACAGCTCCACCAGTTAAGGGGAAGGGTCGGAAGGGAAGATAAGGAATCCTTCTGCTACCTTGTAACCTCAAGGAACGTCGGAGAGGACGCCACAAAGAGGTTAAAGGTTCTTGA encodes:
- the recG gene encoding ATP-dependent DNA helicase RecG, giving the protein MKRTIERLKKLLNLLVEDNFKYFDRVKDPDKTLAILFKELLPHLDKKRKLWVNKVLNLLRNYGSFSEEEKKRFIKELHSVVTLKFSEEEIEKARQREIPKERVLSPPEKLEKKKSYPIKAFFQPIESVKSLNKRRINRLKKLGIETVIDAIYYLPYRYEDRTTVTPMAYLRPDGQFLVKGKVVKVSLFETSKKKKKILKVLLYDRTGTVTLVFLQEKVFGYYRTLFTKAKELKKEVLAYGLVKRESGGYSMVHPEVEILDPYKGKLEKLGIILPIYHSAEGIKQATVRKDIQEVVKRVIPFLPEYLPEEIIKRLNLPGAPEAFWRVHFPYDEEAEELLSFKTPAQKRVIFDELFLFQLALAIHRQKIKEEKGISFPVSEELIEEFKKSLPFKLTGAQERVLKEIAEDMKREEPMNRLVQGDVGSGKTVVAAAAAFFAAKTGYQTAVMAPTEILANQHFKKFNEFLKPLGVRVGLLTGSMTKREKETMYRAIKEGYIQVVIGTHALIQEGVEFKNLGLAIIDEQHRFGVKQRVELKKKGRMPDVLVMTATPIPRTLAMTAYGDLDVSVIDELPAGRKPVKTEIIFEDEREKLLDLLKKELEKGNKVYIVYPLIEESEKLELKAATEMFHYWEEKLKPYAVGLLHGRMKQEEKDRVMESFRKGDFQVLVSTTVIEVGVDVPDATVMVIEHAERFGLAQLHQLRGRVGREDKESFCYLVTSRNVGEDATKRLKVLESTNDGFKIAEADLQFRGPGEIFGTRQSGLGDFKIADLRRDFEILKLAREEAQKLVEKNPELKGLDNLKELMKFRFGEKFDLVEVG